The genomic DNA TCCAAAAAAATTGACCGCGATATCGATCTTTTATTGGAGGTTTTTTTTAAGATATTAGAAACCTGTAATAATGTGAAGGTGATATTAGGTGGGAAGGATTTAGATCCATCATTATTACCAATGATTAACGATTTATCTCAAAAATATCCAAAACGATTTGAATATCTGGGGTACGTTCCTTATTCTATTACTAATGAAATAACTCAAAAAGCGCATATTGGCTTCAATTTTATAAAACCTGAATCTGAATATTGGGTGAAAATATCCTCCAATAAAATTAATGAATATTTGATATGTGGGACCATTCCAATCGTAAGGGCTGATGTTGAGAATTATATGGAAATACAGAATGTGGCAATTATTTTTGGAAGAAATGAAAGTAAAGAATTGATATTGAATACATTGTTAAAACTGGTTTCAAATCCTGAATTAATGAAATCTTATATGAAAGAAGGCCATAAAATTGGGATGAAAAATACTTGGGAGTCTATTGCTGATAGATATCTTTTATTATATGAATATGTAAGTAAGTAGGTATCCTTGCTTCATTTATCGGGTAAGTATTCTCTGATATATTTTAATTAATCTTTTCTCCATAATGTTCCAATTAAACGTTCTTTCAAATGCTCGTTTGCCATTTTTGCCGAGTTTTTCTTGAAAATGTTTATCATTTTTGATTTTTAATACTGCCTCTCGAATTGAGGGGATATCACCATACGGTACTACCAATCCACAGTTTTCTTCACTCACGATTTTTGCCATGGTTGTTCCACTATTTACTAAAATTGGTTTACCACACATCATTGCTTCAAATAATTTATTGGGGCTGGCATAGAAATTATTTGGAACCTTTGGATCGTAGAAAGCAAAAAGTAAATCTGCTTGAAAACTTTTTAAAATCACGGTATCATAGTTAATTTCTCCTAGAAATTGAACTCGGGAATTTGTTTTACAAATATTTAGTAATTCAGCAACTCGAGGACCATAACCAGCAATTTCAAAAAAAATATCTGTAATGTCACCACATGCTTTGATTATTGATGAAATATCTCTATCCAAAGATAGTCCTCCTGCAAAAAAAATTTTAAAATTTTCTGATTGGTTTGATGTACGTAACTTATCTGCCAGTTCCTTTGGTGGAGAATTGTATATTATAGATACATTTTTATAATTTCCCTGTTTTATTTGATGAATTCTCGATGAATCAACAAGAATAATTTCATCGACATGTTTCATGAAATAGCAATCGATTGATTCAACTATTTTCCGAATTGTTGGTGAAAATGCTATTTGATCGGAATAGAAATCAAAAATATCATATATGATCGGGCGAGATAAAAATTTTGAAATGATTAATGATGGAATTAAGCAATCTAAATCTGCAGCATGAACTACATCCCATTTTTCTTTTAGGAGCCATATTGAAACATATATCCACCATAAGGGAAGGAAAAAAAATATTTTGTACCCCAGTGGCGCATGTAACTGAAATCTATGAATATAATAATTTCTTCTGATTTCTTGAGCTTTTACCTTACTACCATATCTACCCCACCCTAGAATAACTACCTCATTGCCTGCATTAGATAGTGTTGTCGCTTCTTTTTCTAACCTTACATCTGGATTAATGGGATGAGATCGTACCATTATTATTTTCATGAGAAGATAAATCCGGATTTCATTTGTTTGATAAATATCCTAGGGAATAACAAATCAGATTATATTATTTATTACGTATAATAATATGTAATAATATTGTTACAATATAATTTATCAAATATATTTAACTTATTTGATTCTCCCGGAAGTATTTTAATAAAATTATATTGTCCCATATGTTCCCCAAATTGATGAAGGAAACCAGTTTTTATATTGAGTTTATTATAATCTAATAGAGACCTTGAAGGGATATCATTAATATTTATTTGGCCAGAATTTAACAATGGCAAGTTGGAGATTTGGTTATTATCTTTTGTGGTATAAATTGATTTCCACTCCTTGAAAACTATTTCTTGCTCTGTATCATATAATTTATAATATGATAAATGTTCATCGACAAAAGGACTAGTTTCAAAGCCCGCGATAGTTGATGAAAGTGAAAAGGAAGATAATAGGATAAGGATTACAGTTGCGGTAACAATTTTTCCTTTATCGGTTTTTATCCTTCCAAGAAAAAATAGCAATCCTTCTGCTGCTAAAAAAATTAGTGAAAAAATTTGCAATAATGGATATAGTCTATCAGGTAGGAGAGCTACCTGTTTAAAGCCGATTCCGAGGACAAGAAAAATGGATAAGACTAAAGAAATAGATATTATGAAAAGGTCTGGTATTGTTCTTCGTCGCAAAAAAATTAAAAATCCAGATACGGCCAAACCTAGTAAAATCGAAGATCCAATCGTATTGATAAAGATAGTTTTTATTGGGACTTGATCATATACAGTTGACTCTACCAGATTCATCGAAATATCCTGAAAAGATATATAGTAATTATTTATTATCTGGATAAGACTTCCAAAAAGATTTGAATAATACATCAATTGTAAGGAGAGTATCAATAAAAAGATCAAAAAAATAGGCCATAAAATTGCCTTCTGTTTGGATAATTTTTTTTTCACATAAATTTCCAAAAATGCTAATATGCCTAATAAAATTAAAATAATCATTGCAGAAAAATGATGGGTAAATATGATCAATATCGTTAATATTATAATGCAGGGTATATATCGCAAATTTGTGGACGAAAAATATAACAAAATTATTGATAATAACATCACCGAAAAAGAATAATTGTATGCTTGATGCTCTGGATGTGCTCCATACATCAAATAATAATCAAGACAGTTAAATAAAATTACCGTTATTAGCGCATAATTATTGTTCCAAAATGCCCTTGCGATTAAAAAAATAAATATTACTGTGGAACAAAGTAAAAAACCACCCAGAATTATGTATGTACTTTTTGGGTCTGAACCGCAGACCAATATATTAATTGCAGCGAAAATGTGATGGCAAGGGAAAAAATC from Methanospirillum hungatei JF-1 includes the following:
- a CDS encoding glycosyltransferase family 4 protein, whose protein sequence is MKIIMVRSHPINPDVRLEKEATTLSNAGNEVVILGWGRYGSKVKAQEIRRNYYIHRFQLHAPLGYKIFFFLPLWWIYVSIWLLKEKWDVVHAADLDCLIPSLIISKFLSRPIIYDIFDFYSDQIAFSPTIRKIVESIDCYFMKHVDEIILVDSSRIHQIKQGNYKNVSIIYNSPPKELADKLRTSNQSENFKIFFAGGLSLDRDISSIIKACGDITDIFFEIAGYGPRVAELLNICKTNSRVQFLGEINYDTVILKSFQADLLFAFYDPKVPNNFYASPNKLFEAMMCGKPILVNSGTTMAKIVSEENCGLVVPYGDIPSIREAVLKIKNDKHFQEKLGKNGKRAFERTFNWNIMEKRLIKIYQRILTR